The region CCACCCGTTGGCGTCGAGCTGGGGCGCCCGGCCGTCGAGGACCGGGGAGCCGTCGGGGCGGTAGCGGGCCTCCCAGGTCCCGTCCGGCAGCTGCGCGCGGGCGAGAAAGCGCAGGACGGCGCGGGACTCCGCGTGGTGGCCGGTGGCGGCGAGCGCCGCCGCCATCCAGCCCGCGTCGCGCGGCCACACGTAGTCCCAGCGGTCGCGCGCGGCGGCGATGGCGGCCCCTCCCGGCAGCACGAGCAGGCGGATGTTCAGCAGCGAGCGGGCGGCGATGGCCCGCTCCGCGCCGTCGGACCCCGGGACGGCGCCCCTCTCGAGCCAGGCCCTCGTGCGGGCCGCGGCGGCGAGCGCCCCGGGGTCGCCGGGCGGCGCGGTGACGGGCCTGCGAGCCCCCGGCGGCACGTAGCGCAGCCTCCCGTCCGGAAGCCGCAGCACGTCGCTCCCCGGCAGGTAGGCCGCGCCGGGGAAGGCCCCCGGGGGGACGGCGAGGGGCACGCCCTCGCCGTCCCCCAGCAGCCCGGCGGCGTGCAGGCGGACCCGGCCCCCGCCTCCCTCTCCCCCGGCCCCCGCGGCGAGCAGGGCGGCGAAGAGGAGAAACAGGGCCGCCCACGCAGGAGAAAGGCGCCGTCCGGCGCGCAGGCTGGTCCCTCCCTTCCGCCCGGAGAACCCCCGAAGCTACATACTAGAGCATCCGGGGCCGCCTAGCCCCGCCTGCCCCTCAGGAGCATCGCCCGCCCGGCGAGGATGGTGGCCAGCGCGGCGAGCGCCACCGCCGCCGAGACGGTCCAGGCGGCCTCGTAGGAGGCCGCCTCCACCACGAAGCCGAAGAGCAGCGGCCCGAAGGCGGCCCCGCTCGAGGCCCCCGTCTGGGTGATCCCGGTCGCGGCCGCCGGGGCCCCCGGGCTGGTCTTGACCACGGCGAAGTTGAAGAGCCCCGGCCAGCCCCACCCGGCCCCGAAGGCCAGCAGCGCCCCCGCCACGAACAGTGCCCCCGAGCCCGCGGCCAGCAGCAGGAACCCCGCCACCCCGGCGGCGAGCATCCCGGCCACCAGCCGCAGCCTCCCGCCGCTCATCATGTCCGCCAGGTACCCGAAGACCACCCGCACGGCTATGCTGCAGGCGCTCCCCGCGGCGAGCAAGAGCCCGGCGGTCTCCACCCGCAAGCCCTCCTCCACGGCCGAGTTCACGATAAAGGCGCCGAGCGGGGTCGCGGCCGTGGAGCCGAGCCCGATCCCCAGGGCGAGGACGGCGAGCGGGAGGACCGGGGCGTCGCCGCGCCGGTCCTCCTCCGCCCCCCGGCCCGCGTCCCGCCCCTTCCCCCGCGGGACCAGCAGGGCCACCAGCAGCGCGAGGGCCGCCCCCCCGGCGAAGGCCCACCTCCACCCGAGGGTGACGGCGATCAGGGGCACGGCCAGCCCGGCGAGCAGGGTGGCCGCCGGCAGCGCGGCCTGCTTCACGCCGAAGGAGAGCCCCAGACGGCCGGGGGGTATCTCGCGGGCCAGGGAGAGGTTGGCCGCCGGGTGCGAGACGGCGTTGGCCAGGCCCCCGAGCACCAGGCAGGCGGCGAGGGTGGGCCACGAGCGGGCGAGCGCGGCTATGCCGAGCAGCGAGAGGGCACTGACCGCGGCGGCCAGGCGCATCCCGCGAGAAGCGCCGATCCGCTCCACCAGCCGGCCCATCGCCGCGGAGGCCGCCGCCGAGGTGACAAAGAAGAGCGCCACGGCCAGCCCGAGCGCCGCCGCGCCGAAGCGCAGCTCCTCCTGCACCTGCACGGCGAGCCCGCCGGTCAGGAAGGCGGGCAGCGCCCCGGCGGTGGCCACGGCGATGGCCAGAAAGACGGCCCGGTAGCTCGCTCCCCCGCTCTCCGGAACCATGTAGGAGATCATAGCACCGGGCGGGGCGGGAAGGCCCGCGGCGCAGGTTGTAGGATTGCGGGCGACGGACCGCCGAGAGAGGGAGGGTTGCGGACTTGGACCTGAAGCTGGAGGGAAAGTCCTTCGTCGTGGGAGGGGCCAGCCGGGGCATCGGCCGGGCCGTGGCCCGGGAGCTGGCCTCCGAGGGCGCCCGGGTGCTCCTGGTCGCGCGGGACACGGAAGCCCTGGAGGAGGCCGCTCGAGAGCTGGGGGAGCGGGCCGAGCCCTGCGCGGCCGACCTCTCGGACCGGGCGGGGGTGGACAAGGTGGCCGCCGCCGCGGGCCGCATGGACGGGCTGGACGGGGTGCTGGTGAACGCCGGCGGGCCGCCCTTCGGGAACGCCCTGAACCTCACCGACGAGCAGTGGATCGAGGCGTTCCGGCTGCTCATCGGGGGGCCGGTGCGCCTGCTGCGGGACCTCGCCCCCCTCATGAACGAGGGGGCCTCGGTCTTGTTCATCACCTCCTCCTCGGTCCGCCAGCCGATAGACGGCCTGGACGCCTCGAACGTCCTGCGCCCCGGGGTGGCGGCGCTGGCGAAGTGCCTGGCGCGGGAGCTGGGGCCGCGGGTGCGGGTGAACAGCCTGGCCCCCGGCAGGATCGACACCGCCCGCTCCCGCTCGCTCGACGAGGCGCACGCGCAGGAGCGGAACGTCCCGCTGGAGGAGTACCGCCGCTCCCTCGCCGCGAGCATCCCGCTCGGGCGCTACGGGCGGCCGGAGGAGCTCGCGCGGGCCGCGGCCTTTCTCCTCTCCCCCGCCGCCTCCTACATCACCGGGGCGTCGCTGCAGGTGGACGGCGGCCTGATCTCCGCGGTCCCCTGAGGCGCCGGAGCGCGGAGCGGGCGGCGAGGTAGCCGCACAGGCCGTGCACGCCCCCGCCGGGGGGCGTGGAGGAGGAGCAGAGGTACAGCCCCCGGACGGGGGTGGCGTAGGGGTTGGGCCGCCGGGCGGGACGGGTGAGGAGCTGTCCCAGGTCCATCACCCCCCCGTTGATGTCCCCGCCGACGAGGTTGGGGTTCTCCCGCTCCAGCTCGGCGGGGCCCGCCGAGCGCCGCGCCAGCACCCGCTCCCGGAAGCCGGGGGCGAAGCGCTCTATCTGGCGCTCTATCCTCCCGGTCATGTCGAAGGTGGAGCCGTTGGGCACGTGGCAGTAGGCCCAGACGGTGTGGCGGCCCGCCGGGGCCCGGGAGGGGTCGAAGAGGGTGTGCTGGGCGAGGAGCACGAAGGGCCGCTCCGGGTGCCCTCCCCGCCAGACCTCCCTCTCCGCGGCGGCTATCTCCTCGAGCGTGCCGCCGAGGTGTACGGTCCCGGCCCGGCCGCAGCGCCCGTCGGCCCAGGGCACGGGCCCGTCGAGGGCGTAGTCCACCTTGAAGGCGCCGGGGCCGTAGCGGTAGCTGGCGAGCGCGCGCCGGTAGCGGCCGGGGAGCCGGTCCCCGGCGATCCGGAGCAGCTGGCGCGGGGTGACGTCGAGAAGCACGACCCGCGCCGGGGGGAGCCCTTCCAGGGAGCCGACCGGGAACCCGGTGAGAACCTCGCCGCCCAGCGCGCGCAGGCAGGAGACGAGCGCCCGGGCGAGCCGCCCGGCCCCGCCCTCCGGGAAGGGCCAGCCGACCGCGTGCCCGAGCGCCCCCAGCGCGAGGCCGAAGAGGGCCGAGGGCCGCCGCTCCAGCGGCAGGAAGGAGTGGGCGGCGTTGCCGGCGAAGAGGGCCCGGGCCCTCCCGCCGGCGAAGGCGCCGCGGGCGAGGGAGGCCGCCGGGCCGCAGGCCCGCAGCGCCGCGGTGGCGAGCGCGGCGGGGTGGCGGGGGAGGCGCAACCTCCCCACCGCGAGCTCCGCGAGGCGCCCGAGGTCCGCGGCAAGGGGGGCCATGAGGCGCCGGTAGGCCGCCCCGTCCCGGCCCAGGGCGGCCGCCGTGTCCTCCACGGAGCGCTCCAGCAGCACGGCCTCCTGCCCGTCGAGGGGGTGGGCCAGGGGAGCCGGGGGGTGGACCCACCTCAGGCCGTGCCTCTGGAGGGGGAGGCTCCTGAAGAAGGGCGAGGCGGCGGCGAGGGGGTGGATGGCCGAGCCGACGTCGTGGACGAAGCCGGGCAGGGTGAGCCCGGCGGAGCGCAGCGCCCCGCCGGGCTCGTCGGCGGCCTCGAGCACCGCCACCGAGAGCCCCTCTCTGGCCAGCTCTATGGCGGCGGAGAGCCCGTTGGGGCCGGAGCCGACCACCACCGCGTCGTAGGCGGACACGCCACGGATTCTATCCTCCGCCCGCGAGGATCTCCGGCCGGCGGCGCACGCCGGCCAGGGCGTCGCCGTCCGGCTCCCCGAAGCGCCCCACCCCTCACTTCCCCCCGAACTCCGGGGCCCGCCGCTCGACGAAGGCGGCGGTGCCCTCGCGCATGTCCTCGCTGGCGAAGAGCACGGCCTGGGCGAGCCGCTCTATGAGCAGCCCGGTAGCCTGGTCCGCCTCCCGCCGGCCCTCACCGCGAGCTTGGCAAGCCGGACGGCGAGCGGCCGCGGGAGAGGATTTGCCCGGCCAGCTCCCTCGCGGCGCCCAGCAGCTCGCCCTGCGGGACGACCCGGCTCACCAGCCCGGCACAGAGCGCCTCCCGGGCGTCCATGAACCGGCCGGTCATGTCCACACCGCCATCGCCGAAGCCTCCGGCAAAACCGGGTCCTCGCCGCGCTCGTCTACGCCCTGCACAGCGTAATCCGGGAGGTGCTCTACCTGAACATCTCCCCCGAGGAGGGGAGGGAGGTCGTGCGGCAGCACATCGCCGTGGCGCGCGAGATCTTCCGCGGCGACCCCGGGGGGGCCGCCCGGGCCATGGAGGAGCACCTCGACTACCTGGACCGGCTGAAGGTGTGGCGCCGGCGCGACGGGGGCTGAGGGGCGGTTGCGGCGCCCGGGGCGCTGTGCAAGAATCGGCCGGTCGCAAGAGAGGGAGAGGGAGGAAAGAGCTTGGACTTCGCCTACTCCGAGAAGGTGCAGGAGCTGCGCTCGCGACTCGTCCGGTTCATGGAGGAGTTCGTCTACCCAAACGAGAGCACCTACAAGCGGCAGCTCGAAGAGGCCACCGCCCGCGGCGAGCGCTGGACCATCCCGCCCGTCATGGAGAAGCTCAAGCGGGAGGCCCGTTCCCGGGGGCTCTGGAACCTCTTCCTGCCCGAGAGCGAGTACGGGGCGGGGCTCAAAAACGTCGAGTACGCCCCGCTGTGCGAGATCATGGGCCGCAGCCCCATAGCCCCCGAGGTCTTCAACTGCAACGCCCCGGACACCGGCAACATGGA is a window of Rubrobacter xylanophilus DSM 9941 DNA encoding:
- a CDS encoding SDR family oxidoreductase; protein product: MDLKLEGKSFVVGGASRGIGRAVARELASEGARVLLVARDTEALEEAARELGERAEPCAADLSDRAGVDKVAAAAGRMDGLDGVLVNAGGPPFGNALNLTDEQWIEAFRLLIGGPVRLLRDLAPLMNEGASVLFITSSSVRQPIDGLDASNVLRPGVAALAKCLARELGPRVRVNSLAPGRIDTARSRSLDEAHAQERNVPLEEYRRSLAASIPLGRYGRPEELARAAAFLLSPAASYITGASLQVDGGLISAVP
- a CDS encoding phytoene desaturase family protein, producing MSAYDAVVVGSGPNGLSAAIELAREGLSVAVLEAADEPGGALRSAGLTLPGFVHDVGSAIHPLAAASPFFRSLPLQRHGLRWVHPPAPLAHPLDGQEAVLLERSVEDTAAALGRDGAAYRRLMAPLAADLGRLAELAVGRLRLPRHPAALATAALRACGPAASLARGAFAGGRARALFAGNAAHSFLPLERRPSALFGLALGALGHAVGWPFPEGGAGRLARALVSCLRALGGEVLTGFPVGSLEGLPPARVVLLDVTPRQLLRIAGDRLPGRYRRALASYRYGPGAFKVDYALDGPVPWADGRCGRAGTVHLGGTLEEIAAAEREVWRGGHPERPFVLLAQHTLFDPSRAPAGRHTVWAYCHVPNGSTFDMTGRIERQIERFAPGFRERVLARRSAGPAELERENPNLVGGDINGGVMDLGQLLTRPARRPNPYATPVRGLYLCSSSTPPGGGVHGLCGYLAARSALRRLRGPRRSGRRPPAATPR
- a CDS encoding MFS transporter, translated to MVPESGGASYRAVFLAIAVATAGALPAFLTGGLAVQVQEELRFGAAALGLAVALFFVTSAAASAAMGRLVERIGASRGMRLAAAVSALSLLGIAALARSWPTLAACLVLGGLANAVSHPAANLSLAREIPPGRLGLSFGVKQAALPAATLLAGLAVPLIAVTLGWRWAFAGGAALALLVALLVPRGKGRDAGRGAEEDRRGDAPVLPLAVLALGIGLGSTAATPLGAFIVNSAVEEGLRVETAGLLLAAGSACSIAVRVVFGYLADMMSGGRLRLVAGMLAAGVAGFLLLAAGSGALFVAGALLAFGAGWGWPGLFNFAVVKTSPGAPAAATGITQTGASSGAAFGPLLFGFVVEAASYEAAWTVSAAVALAALATILAGRAMLLRGRRG